The Yamadazyma tenuis chromosome 2, complete sequence sequence ACCCGTACCTTAGAAGCGGCTTCACATCAGCCTCTCGGTACGAGCAATTGGAACGGGAAAACACTCTAACATAAACCCCAGCCGAACGTATATAAAGGAGTAAACACACACACAGGCAAAAACATTAACCTAAATATGAATCGAGTTGAGTACAATGTAGGTAGAGAGCTCGTCTAAACCGCTGGACGACACGTCAAGACGAAAAATGCGAGATCATAAAAAACAACAGATTTGTCATAGTCAACGACAACCATGAGAGGTAAGTGGATTACTTTAGACCCTTAATGTTGGCAGTGGACCAGACACACAGTATACTAACTCGACAATAGATTACAAGATCGTGGTATTGGGTGCGGGTGGTGTAGGTAAATCCTCCATCACCGTACAGTTTGTACAAGGAGTTTACGTTGAAAGTTACGATCCAACCATCGAGGACTCATATCGGAAACAGATCGAAATCGACGGCCGGGCCTGCGATTTAGAGATCTTGGACACGGCTGGAGTGGCTCAATTCACTGCTATGAGAGAATTGTACATCAAAAGTGGAAAAgggtttttgttggtatACTCAGTCACAGACGAGAACTCATTAAAAGAACTACTTGCATTAAGAGAACAGGTTTTGAGAATCAAGGACTCTGACAATGTTCCCATGGTGTTGATCGGAAACAAGAGTGATTTAGAATCCGACCGAGTGGTTAGTATTGAAGATGGGGTAAAAGTTAGTCAGGAATGGGGGTTGGTGCCATTTTACGAAACGAGTGCCATGTACAAAACCAACGTTGATGAGGCGTTTATCGACGTGGTGAGGCAGATAATGCGCAAAGAGGCAGCTGTGTCGGCCGAGAAAAAGCAACAGAAGGAAGCTGCTAAGCAGACAACCATTGCTAATGATAAAGAAATAGACACTGAGCCAGTATCTGGGGCCCAAAAAGAAGCGAAGGCGAGCCGGTTGAAGCAAAGCTTGAGTGGTGACACATCCACCGCCGATAAGAGCAGGAGCAGATGCTGTGTGATTATGTAAAACTCTGAACAGACACTTGAACTTTTGCTTAGAAATTAAAAATGTCGTAAGAATAATGGTGGAGCGAATATTTCTCTAACTGGAAACTGCGATACGCGAGTTTTCGCAGTTAAAAAAATAAGTTGAAAGGAATTGCTGGTATTTGGATAATGATACCCGCGAGATTCGAACTCGCGCCTCCGAAGAGACCAGGACCTTACCCTGGCGCCTTAGACCGCTCGGCCAGAGTACCCAATTCCTGAGAGATTGTATTCTACCTGGAACTAAATTATGCTTGATAAAAAGTGGCACTTCATGTTACTGTTCCTATATGACTAGTAATAGACAATCATATATTatattttcaatttctgTTTACCCagtatcaagaagaaaagtaGTTAAAATCAAAATATTCGCAGGTGGGCGGTCAAAATCCACTGGCGAAGACGGGGCAGCTGGACCAGGCGCGGCCCAATTCCTAAAACCCGCTCCCGCAgcgaaaaaaaaattcacCCCACGAGGCATGTCTGTAGccaaaaaaaaactatCCATCACAAGATCATTACCAGCAATTATAATCAGATTTGTTTCTGATCCTTCTACTTAACTATGCTTCAAAGACACTTCATGGCCAGCTGGGTGCCTGTGTTCATGAACCATATCAATGTCCAGCTAGAACATCAAGCCGAACCGTTCTTAACCTTCCAGTTGAGTACCATCGGTATTGACGGGTTCCCTCAAAACAGAACCGTTGTATATCGGGGATTCTTATTCGACGAAGTTTCGACAAACATCATCACTTTTACCACCGACAAGCGGATGCCTAAATACTCTGAGTTGGCTAAAGATGACCGTTTTGAAGCGGTGTTCTACTTACCAGGGGCTAGAAAACAGTTTAGATTTAAGGGCCACGCTCGTGTAATCGACGCAGACCACCATCCAATTGTCAAATTGGACAACTATAAACCACGAGACGTGGGAGACATCGACagtgatgacgaagatgaggCCAAAGAATCCTCAGTACCGGAGCCTTCACCCAATGCATTTGccccatcaccaacaacatCCATACCTAAATCAGAGGATACCAGCTTCTGGAACCACCCAATAGAGTTCCACCTTGTTTCTCCCAAGTTGATTAACCAACTTCACAAAGACCACAACGCCTCGTACTCCAACTTTAACGATATTCACGTCCCTCATGAACTTACACTAAAACCCCCAACTGATGAGGAGTACGCACAAGAATTATCTCGTCAATGGGATACTTTGTCCAAAGCTTTAAAAAAGAGCTTCAGAAAACCAGATCCCGGCTCAAGGATGACACCcgaaaagtccaagttgatcgaTTCGATTAAACGGGGTGTTGACGGTAAGAAAGATATCGATGGATACAAGAATTTCGCTGTAGTAGCGATGTTCATCGATACGGTTGACTTCTACGATAGCGAAAGTGATAGAAGAGTGAGGTTTGAGAAGGATAAGTTCGATATGTGGAGTGAATATGAAATATGCCCTTGATTGTAAATAGTCTCCATTGACATTAATATAACATCGATAATTTGAAGTGTACCAGTCCAAAAATGTGGACTACGTTGccaaaaaaaaacacaATTTGCAGCTTTTTGCAGTCTGCGATTGCAAGACGTTTGTACATTAAAATTGCCAACCACAACCGCCAGTGAATTAATGCCACTTACTTCTACCTGATATCTGGAGTAATTCAAGAGTATCTGCCTGTCCTACGCTAATCTATCACTGAACCCTGTGACTGCTGTTATCGGGAAACTTACAGGCGCGATTTTTGCAATAAAAATAAACAAATAATTTAAAGAACCTCCTTTTTTAACTCAGTTTAAACCAAGCTATTCTTATCAATTATGCCTCCTAAATCTAAAGCAAGCACTGCTTCTGCCACCAAGTTGTCTTATAAAGGTATGTGTACTGGGATCACTAAAATTCACCCCAATTGTCCCGGATTCTTTTCGGATGTCAAGTGTTGAATGACCTCAAAACAAACAACTAAATACTAACTGTCTATTCAGACATGATTAAATCCGGTATCGTTAccttgaaggaaagaaaCGGTTCTAGGTATGTACAACTCCTTTAGGCCCATGTGTCACTTATAATCGTCCTTGTACCGAGATGGTGCAACATACTAACGAACACTAGTCGTCAAGCTATTAAAAAATATGTCCAAGCAAATTTTGGAATCAAGGCCGCTAATTTTGATGCCTTGTTCAACGCTGCCTTGAGAAagggtgttgaagttggagacTTATCTCAACCAAAGGGTCCTTCTGGTCCTGTCAAGTTAGGAAAAATTGACAAGATTTCAAAACCTGTCGCTAAAAAGGTTGCCAAACCAGCACCAAAAAAGGCGGTTTCTAAAAAAGTGGCTCCAAAAAAAGTGATCCCCAAGAAGGCTGTTATCAAGAAGGCTGCCCCAAAGAAGGCCGTTACTACTATTAAGAAGAAGCCCGTTGCTAAGAAGCCTGTTGCTAAGAAGGCTGCTCCAAAGAAGCCTGTTGCTAAGAAGGTCGCTGCAAAGAAGGCTGCTCCAAAGAAAGTGACCAAACCAGCTGCTAAGAAAGTCGCTCCAAAGAAAGTGGTTGCCAAGAAAGTTGCTCCCAAGAAGGCTGCTCCTAAAAAGAAGGTAGCCAAGAAGTAAAGATGCTTTACGTTATTAGCTGGTTCATGTTTTACGGATGTTGATTTTACCTTTTCTCTTTGCCTCTATTTGTATCTGTTGTAATTTTAGCGTGTTTTTGTAATATATGAGAGAAATGAAAACAATTCAAAAATCGCGCTTTCAGACCTATTAATTATTCATGAAGTCGATAACACCGGTAGTGGCTGCGTTGATGCCCAATCTAGGCATTGGTTATAAGGGCAAGTTGCCTTGGAGACTAAGTAAGGAGattatcaacttcaagaacatcacTTGCAAAGCTGCTGATAATAAGAGAAACGCAGTGATCATGGGTCGCAAGACATGGGAATCCATACCTAAGAAGTTTAAACCCTTACCCGACAGGTTAAACATCGTGCTAACAAGAACCATCACAGAAGAACATACGAACACTGATGATCTAATTTATTTGAATGATTTTAACAAAATCTCCAGTGTAATTGATGATTCAATTGATAAAGTGTTTTTAATTGGAGGGTCTGAATTATATAACCACCTTTTTAAGTCCAACGTGATTGATTCAATTATCTTAACGGAGTTGCACACAGAAAATTCAGTCGAGATAGATACATTTCTCGATTGGGATTTAACTGACTGGGTGCAAAAAAGCCATGAAGATTTATTAGCGTTTGCTGGAATTGACCTTGAACCGGAATATAACGAAAAGGGATACACATATAAATACTCCTTGTATCAGAGACAATAGCTCATCTACCAATTAATATATATTTAGTAAACGGTAATCACTCTATATAATTTCTATTCAATTTGAATATCTCGTTGCATAAGTGGTACCAGGTGTATGATCTGGATCTACCTTTGAGGCTATTCAAGTAGTTCTCATACAAGTACAAATCGTAGAAGATTCTCAAGTTGGGCTGGATGATAATGTTAAATCTGTTGATCCGGGTTATCATGTAACTCTCTATAAGTGATAGTTTTTGGAATCTCATCAAACTTgcaatcaccaaagatgCCAGGCGAGATACTCCAATCTGACAATGATAAAACGTCTTCATCGACTGGTCGGGGTTCAGCAAGTATTTTAGTTGTATATGGTCCGGCACCTCGATCAACAACGGAAGAATCTCATCTTTACCATCATCTTTAAGATTGTCAATGTACAATGCTGACGTCAAGTATGGTAAACCCTCATCATGGATCTTGATATCATATATGCTGATTATCTCGTCTTGTTTATTCTTGTATTGAAATACTGGCTTGTGGCCATCAATATCAAGCCATTGAGGTTTGGATCCCACAGACAcaatcttgttgaacttcataCAATTCAAGACGGTTTTAGAGTTGGCATGGTTCACTGATCCCAAGTAGATGTTCTTATGTATGTTGCAAGGAAAGTTGTTATCCTTGTTGTAATTAAACCAATCCAAATCACCACGAACCTTTGGCGTCTCGAGTTCGTTGtagttgatgaacttgatcattCCCACTTGTCTTTTGCTATAGTTGATGAACTTTTCCatttttttcaagaatatcaaaTCCGATTTGAAGTAAtagaacttcaagttcttagTGGAATATAAATCCATTatgacttcttcaagactCATGTCCGACAACATCATACCGATAGCCAAGGTCAACGTAGTTAATCCTGTGAACCCGTCAAAGGAAAAAACAAAAACCTGTTTATTTCTGTCGTGGAGTGCCTTGATAGTCTTGAgcaagttcaaaaagttaATTATATCTGCCAAGTTCATGTGTTCAAAGTGCAAATAACCAGAACTGGGGAATTCCGAATATTCACCAATTGACTTTGGTATTTTGCAATATTCATTACAATTGATGATCATCTCGAAGTTGTGGTCgatgttggccaagtaATTGTAGTCTATCAAGTTTCCAATGCAAACGTTTCTGTTGAACCATTTCatggagttgaacttcCACAAGAGATTTTGCTCCCATTTGAGTAACTGACAATTGAATACTTGATTAttgatggaattgattGGGAGTTGGTGAATCAGTTCAAAGTTCGACTCATTAGTGAAGTGTTCCGGAATTATATTCCAGAGAcggttgttgaagttgacaATGTAGATGTTATTGCTTGTGTTCAATTCCAACGCTTTGTTTAGGTTCacattcaagttgttggtgttaTTGTAGAGCACCAAATGGCACATCTTACTATAGACATGAAGTTGGTTCTTATAGTTGCGGTTATTCAattctccacaaacttcatTATTCATGTCTTCGATGTAGGCATTTGAgcaatccacaaactcctCATATGACACCGAATTATTCAATTGAAAGTCTCCACACTCCTCCTGGGTGTTTAAAAACATCATATGTAACTGGCTGATAGCTGGAAAATGTTCCACATCGAGGTGAGGAAAGTCTTCGACTGCAAACTGGTCACCatttgagtttttgaaccccgagttgaaaaagattcTCAGTCTGGAGTCCTTCAAACCATGCAAGTAAGGAAAGAGACCATCGTCCAAAGGGTTCTGTGGCCCATAGTAAAAGGTCATTAAATCTATCAAGTTATCAACGTTTAACATGTAGATTCTATCGCTAAGACATTTCAATTTGGAGTTGAACAGCTCTATGAATGGGTGCATAAAGTTCTCGACAGGGGTTTCACCAGATGGAGTTCTAACAATGCCTGCATTGTTAGGGGCATCACTAATCGAGTACTTGTCGAAGGCGGCTGCTAAACAAGAGTCGGTAATAATATTATCGATGtttttttcaagaatgCTCAAGTTGTCTTTGCTGTCGCTGACGGTGATATCACTGGTTGCGCTATCTCTTCTTTCCAGGCCTTCAAGACTATCGATACTTTCAATAGACAAGTTTAAGTTGGAGTATTTCTCAAGTAAGTTGGAAGACATGTTGGTTGCAGTTGCTGGTTTGATTAAATTGGACAGGATATTATCATTGCTAATGGAATGTGTGGATTTGGATTTCAACAGGAACATTGAAAGGGTTTAAAGAAAAGAAATTAAGGGAAAAGAATTGAAGTGAAGGATAAGAAAATAAGGGGGATTATATCAGATGAAAAAAACTCCTTCATAAATATTAGCGCAAGGACGAGGTATTTATGTATTGAAAAAGTCCACATTATCATTGCCGAAATGTGTGGAAAATCTCTCAAACCTTGTTAAGACCTACATGCTTGACAATGCATAAATTCAATGACAAAACAATCAAGAAAGATTTAAATGTGCATTGAAGGTTAGCAAGAAAATAATTTCTGCAGGAGTTGCATAATAGACAGTGATCAACAATTTCTACAGGATTATCCAGAATTGGGCCAATTATTAACCATTGCTGGATAAAGGACCCTTCTTAAGGCGAGAAAGtttcttttgtttcaattAATTGTTCCTTTGTTGGCAGCAGAGGGCTATTGTTTACAGTAAATGGTTGGTCCACACCACCGCTTTGTTCCCGGGTGCAGTTGCGATTTGCGCgttttttttgcagctttGATAACAGACGAGTTCACAAACAGAACCATTATGAAGTTCCCCATATGTAGGTGGTGTCTTATAGTTGCTGGTTTACCAGTAATTGCTATTGCAGACCACACCATTTatatcaccaaaaccaTATATGCGAACACCACCCACCAGGATTCAATTTCCTCTCCTCCTACGGTTCCCCCTGCCACAATCGCAATTCCCTCGTCAATTTTAACCTTTGTACCACCAGGATTACCTACCCCTGATCAGCCAGATTGGGAATTTGACTCCAGTTCTACTGTTTCTGGATTTTCAATTAAGGCTTCATTCCGCCCATCTTTTACTGGATATGCCAACTCGACCCTTGTTTTTAAGGATGCATCTAACAATATCGCCACATCTGCTTATTTTCCTGCCTCCAGCAATGTTGCCCCAGAATTAGACGACAAAAAGGAGAACAATTGGTGGACTCGCGGGCCACAGGAAGAAAGCCATTTCGTGTTAGGCGAGCTTGAGCCACCTGAGCCTGCAGTCGAGACCGATATAGACCCCGACACCGACCTGGATACAAACTCAGGCGGCgaggaagatgatgacagCGAAGTCGgctttattgaagaagtggatacttgttcaaactttgaaaatgaccTGCCTTATCGTACAGCTAATACACCAGACAATGGCTCGCATAATTCCGATGGCCAGCACAATGGAGGTTATAAGATTGGCAGTACTTTTCGAACAACTACGGGTGGCACATTGACATCGTGGTCCAAAAATGGAACTACAGTTATCGCTGATGAAGGGGTGATGACGACACTGGCAGGTTCTGCAATAATGCAAAATCCGATTGCTCACCATTCCCCCTTCAGCACCGACCATTTACAGAATTTACCCGCCAATGAAAAACAGACCTGGGGTCATGATGATTATCCAAGCCCATATGTTGGTCAACCTACTGATACTGATATCGACCAAGCTTGTGATACTAATGCCAGTCAAACCAGCTGGTTTTATGATACAATGAATCCTGAACCAGGACAAAAAGACGCCAGCACCAGCAATGGTAGTGCGACAATCACATCAATTTCCTGTCACAGTCCGGCGGCAAGCAGCGAGGCGCCCGCGAGCAGTTCGAGCCGTGGTATTATCCGACTCGTGGCGAGTGGAATTACCAATCTCCCCCAaagccagagccagagccagagccagagccagagccagagccagagccagagccagagccagagccagagccaggAACAAAGCCAGAGCCAGGAACAaagccagagccagagtcagagccagagccaggAACAAAGCCAGAGTCAGGAACAAAGCCAGAGCCAGGAGCCGAACTCCATTCAAGTTTCTATCCACGAACCGAGCTTCATTCGAGTCATTGGCTATTCCAGCAGACATGCTACAATTGTTACAAGCAAACCAGACACACCTACAAAAACTTACATCGGCTCTGCCCCACGCTCCCGAACTAGCACTGAAATCATAAACGCAATCCGTACAATATCGACTCAAaaatcaaatcattcaCAGAAAGCACACAAGCCCATCTCATCCAAGCGGGCTTTCTCTGAACCTTCCAAGTCGCTTAAGGCACCAAAGTCATCTAGAGCTCTTAGGTTACCTAAATCCCTTGTGCCCACTAGCCACAAGACCACTACGGTCGGTTTCCCAACCAGAATCGCTACGTTTCAGTCGTTTGACTTCACCCGTTCGTTCAGTCTCGTGGCCCACAACAACACCTTCCTCCACCAACAGCTTTCGGGAAGTATTCTCATCCATACTTCCCCACTCGCATTGCTATTTATCTTAATGATTTTATGATCTCCCAAACACAAGCAGTGAAGGTCTCTGGAATAACACCGAACATCACATATGCTATATATACCTCAATAAAGGATTTGACTGGGTTCAGCCTTTGTATATGTTCAAACTCTGTATATACTGAACACCGCTCAAGACTTAGGCCCGAAATCTGCGCGCTTGAGAACGAAAAGTTCCCTGAAAACAACCTCAACTGAataattgaagaaatggcAGAAGTATGTATCCATAAATCCGACAACCTAATCCGTTAACCATGTGCCTACTACAAGCGTGGCAATTAGGACCAGGGTCACTTGTTTGTAAACTCATTGACTAACTATTTGTTTGTGTAGGTAAAAAGAACCATCCGAGTCACCACTGAACAACATATCTTGAAGGACTTACCTCCTGTGGAAAACTTCCCCATGAGACAGTGGTCCACTACTATTTCCATGTTGAACCAAGAGGGACAAGAGATCCCCGCCAATATATTGGATAAAGTGACGTACACCTTACATCCAACCTTTGTCAACCCTATTAGAACCATAAAGACCCAACCTTTCAAGGTAGAAGAACAAGGATGGGGTGAATTTGACATCCCCATTGCCGTCCATTTGGTGGGATTGAATGGTAAGTTGGGAGAAAGAAAATTCAACCATGACTTGAATTTCTTACAAGAAAAGTACATTGTGGATCATGTTGTTAGTATTCCAACCAATAAGTCATCCATTTTAAataagttgttgttggaatcCGGTCCAGTGCCAACTGCTGAAGACTCCAGcaagagaagaaatgaTGACTTGAATAACTCCGCCAATAACaagctgaagaagttgaaaaacgGCTCTAGTATCGCCGTCAAAGGTTCcattgatttggaaaagttggcGAACGGATtaaccaagttgaatgagGATGACTTGATTGTAATAGTCCAGATGGTTACCGACAACAAAACAAACGAAATGAACATCAGAAATGACGTTGACAATGGAGAATTCACAATGGATTTGTATACGTTACCTGAATCtttattgaagagtttATGGGATTACGTTAAAAAGCAAACCGGTGAGGCTTAGAGTGTCAAAAGATTCGTTTGTccaaaaaaaattcaaGATAAAACCAAAGATAAAACTGTATAACTATTAATATATGTATATTTGAAGTAACCGCTTGGTGTTCCAATACTGTCATGTCTATAAATCATGGTGCCCATACTTTGATGGTATAATCCCAGCTGACGGTGCAGATGCCGATTCCATCGGGACTGACACTTACTTGATTAATCCTATTTTGGtgtccaccaccaattgTTCCCACCACCTCCAGTTTTAGAGTGTCCCATATTAAGCACCCAAAATCCGAATAGCAGCTGTAGATTAACCTGCCACTCTTACTGAAATCCACTGAGAGAACATTAACTGAGTCAATCGACAGAATCGACTTGCGTTtattatcatcaagttggttCAGAAGCGAGTATTTGGAG is a genomic window containing:
- the DFR1 gene encoding dihydrofolate reductase (COG:H; EggNog:ENOG503P56D); this translates as MKSITPVVAALMPNLGIGYKGKLPWRLSKEIINFKNITCKAADNKRNAVIMGRKTWESIPKKFKPLPDRLNIVLTRTITEEHTNTDDLIYLNDFNKISSVIDDSIDKVFLIGGSELYNHLFKSNVIDSIILTELHTENSVEIDTFLDWDLTDWVQKSHEDLLAFAGIDLEPEYNEKGYTYKYSLYQRQ
- the PPS1_2 gene encoding tyrosine/serine/threonine protein phosphatase pps1 (COG:V; EggNog:ENOG503NWVR), whose product is MSSNLLEKYSNLNLSIESIDSLEGSERRDSATSDITVSDSKDNLSILEKNIDNIITDSCLAAAFDKYSISDAPNNAGIVRTPSGETPVENFMHPFIESFNSKLKCLSDRIYMLNVDNLIDLMTFYYGPQNPLDDGLFPYLHGLKDSRSRIFFNSGFKNSNGDQFAVEDFPHLDVEHFPAISQLHMMFLNTQEECGDFQLNNSVSYEEFVDCSNAYIEDMNNEVCGELNNRNYKNQLHVYSKMCHLVLYNNTNNLNVNLNKALELNTSNNIYIVNFNNRLWNIIPEHFTNESNFESIHQLPINSINNQVFNCQLLKWEQNLLWKFNSMKWFNRNVCIGNLIDYNYLANIDHNFEMIINCNEYCKIPKSIGEYSEFPSSGYLHFEHMNLADIINFLNLLKTIKALHDRNKQVFVFSFDGFTGLTTLTLAIGMMLSDMSLEEVIMDLYSTKNLKFYYFKSDLIFLKKMEKFINYSKRQVGMIKFINYNELETPKVRGDLDWFNYNKDNNFPCNIHKNIYLGSVNHANSKTVLNCMKFNKIVSVGSKPQWLDIDGHKPVFQYKNKQDEIISIYDIKIHDEGLPYLTSALYIDNLKDDGKDEILPLLIEVPDHIQLKYLSNPDQSMKTFYHCQIGVSRSASLVIASLMRFQKLSLIESYMITRINRFNIIIQPNLRIFYDLYLYENYLNSLKGRSRSYTWYHLCNEIFKLNRNYIE
- the tfg3 gene encoding transcription factor TFIIF complex subunit Tfg3 (COG:K; EggNog:ENOG503NYN4), which translates into the protein MKFPICRWCLIVAGLPVIAIADHTIYITKTIYANTTHQDSISSPPTVPPATIAIPSSILTFVPPGLPTPDQPDWEFDSSSTVSGFSIKASFRPSFTGYANSTLVFKDASNNIATSAYFPASSNVAPELDDKKENNWWTRGPQEESHFVLGELEPPEPAVETDIDPDTDSDTNSGGEEDDDSEVGFIEEVDTCSNFENDSPYRTANTPDNGSHNSDGQHNGGYKIGSTFRTTTGGTLTSWSKNGTTVIADEGVMTTSAGSAIMQNPIAHHSPFSTDHLQNLPANEKQTWGHDDYPSPYVGQPTDTDIDQACDTNASQTSWFYDTMNPEPGQKDASTSNGTRARARARARARARARARARARARNKARARNKARARVRARARNKARVRNKARARSRTPFKIATFQSFDFTRSFSLVAHNNTFLHQQLSGKMAEVKRTIRVTTEQHILKDLPPVENFPMRQWSTTISMLNQEGQEIPANILDKVTYTLHPTFVNPIRTIKTQPFKVEEQGWGEFDIPIAVHLVGLNGKLGERKFNHDLNFLQEKYIVDHVVSIPTNKSSILNKLLLESGPVPTAEDSSKRRNDDLNNSANNKSKKLKNGSSIAVKGSIDLEKLANGLTKLNEDDLIVIVQMVTDNKTNEMNIRNDVDNGEFTMDLYTLPESLLKSLWDYVKKQTGEA
- a CDS encoding pyridoxamine 5'-phosphate oxidase (COG:S; EggNog:ENOG503P0DB) gives rise to the protein MLQRHFMASWVPVFMNHINVQLEHQAEPFLTFQLSTIGIDGFPQNRTVVYRGFLFDEVSTNIITFTTDKRMPKYSELAKDDRFEAVFYLPGARKQFRFKGHARVIDADHHPIVKLDNYKPRDVGDIDSDDEDEAKESSVPEPSPNAFAPSPTTSIPKSEDTSFWNHPIEFHLVSPKLINQLHKDHNASYSNFNDIHVPHELTLKPPTDEEYAQELSRQWDTLSKALKKSFRKPDPGSRMTPEKSKLIDSIKRGVDGKKDIDGYKNFAVVAMFIDTVDFYDSESDRRVRFEKDKFDMWSEYEICP
- a CDS encoding uncharacterized protein (COG:B; EggNog:ENOG503P3ZN), with the protein product MPPKSKASTASATKLSYKDMIKSGIVTLKERNGSSRQAIKKYVQANFGIKAANFDALFNAALRKGVEVGDLSQPKGPSGPVKLGKIDKISKPVAKKVAKPAPKKAVSKKVAPKKVIPKKAVIKKAAPKKAVTTIKKKPVAKKPVAKKAAPKKPVAKKVAAKKAAPKKVTKPAAKKVAPKKVVAKKVAPKKAAPKKKVAKK
- the RSR1 gene encoding Ras- protein rsr1 (COG:S; EggNog:ENOG503P0TN); the encoded protein is MRDYKIVVLGAGGVGKSSITVQFVQGVYVESYDPTIEDSYRKQIEIDGRACDLEILDTAGVAQFTAMRELYIKSGKGFLLVYSVTDENSLKELLALREQVLRIKDSDNVPMVLIGNKSDLESDRVVSIEDGVKVSQEWGLVPFYETSAMYKTNVDEAFIDVVRQIMRKEAAVSAEKKQQKEAAKQTTIANDKEIDTEPVSGAQKEAKASRLKQSLSGDTSTADKSRSRCCVIM